CGAAAGAACAGTCGGGGCCCTATTAGAGCGCTTGGGAGAGGACTCGACTAGTATCATGCCTCCGTCCGTTGAGCGCCCTGATAACCCCTGGGGTTCATCACACAAAGATGCAGCGAGTGCAGCGCCGAAGACAGATTATCCCTCAGCTCCACCTGTCATGGTCATTCGTGATCTAGCATCGGATGTCGGAGTGAAATCACCAGATACCAGCTCAAACGAATCGGTGCTAGATGGTCTCATATCGGCCGATCTAGCTATCAATCTCATGACCATGTACGTTTTCGGAACCCCCAACGAAGCATCAAGTCTGATGAATAAAGCTTCCTAGAGCACTATGGTCGATGGGTTCTGTTCGATCCTGAGAGTGACCCCAAGGCCCTACTTGGCAAGGTTAATCGATCGCCACTGCTATTCTCTGCTTGCTGCTTAATCGCTGTCCGACACACGACAGAATGTCTGGCGACTACTCTAGCTCCAAGGCTCTACCAAAGCGCTCGATCCCTGATCTCAACCGCATTACTTGTCTCTCCGCAGCCGATGGAGTTCTTCCAGGCTGCTATCGTCCTTTCATTGTGGTCCACAACGGTGGGTCAAGTTCCGCTGAGCATCGATAGTTGGCTTCTAAGCGGATTCGCCCTGCAACACTGTCAATCCAGCCCGTTGTTCGACGCAGTAAACACAGCCAAACCACATGTGCAACTTACGAAAACAACTCTTGATAACTGGTGTATCTGGAACCATCTCTGTCTCGCACACCTGCAGTATTGCGTCGGAACGAGCAGAAAGTCCATGATACATGCCTCTCAGATACCGAAATGCCGAGTCATAGTGGGCTCCGATCATGCTACAAATTACGAACTGCGGATGGTAGGTGAGATTCATCTCTACTGGACACTGTACGAACACACATCAAGCGAGTCGATAGACCTATTAAAATCCATAGCTAGTCTACAGGACTGGAAGAAAGAGTGGCAATTCATACTCGGTATGGCCTACACCAAATCAACATTTCTCATCCACTGACCGAGCCAGAACAACCACGCGCCCAATTCCTACTCATGGGCTTCCATTTCGCCCACCTCCTCCTATACGATCAATGCCTCAAATGTAAGACCGCACGAGCCCGCGAATCAGTCATTTCCGAAATGATCCGCCATTCCACAGCTATCATTCGTCTAGCCATGGACACCGCGGACGACCGTACCCGTCACTTAACGGACCACATCTACCACATGATCACGTTCGCTGCAATTATTATATGCCGGTTACTGAACGCATACGAGCAGCAACTATCACAAATATACAACCTAGACGAACTCGACTCATTGATACTCAGCCTCGTTAACTGGATGCAAACAATCGGTCTTCCCTGTCATGCAGCGCATACACTCGGTCACGTCATTGGAAAGGTTCATCAGAAGTTGCGCCCAGCGGTCGTTACCCAGCCTCTTGCTACAGAGCAAAGTGAGGTTTTCTTTGGACATGACCTGGCTAGTTACTTCCCCGAGTTCCTAGGTGTTGAAACGACAGAAGATGGAAACTGGGATTTAATGCCTAGTTGGGGATTTTCAAGCCCTCCATAATTTGTACCATTGCATGTGCACGTGAACCAAATATACCatcaacaatatatataaatcgCATCCCAAATGAATTCCTAAACTCCTATTGAAAAAGCAGCTCAAATCCCACAAATGCGTCTCTCAGCCCATCGCAACACCAGAAAAGCAATCCCTGAAAACGCCCCCGTCAATTCATGTCCCACATTCGCCCCCTCCCCAATCAACCCAGCAATGGGCCCAACATACCACGCTACCTTCATCCCGAGTGCAGCGCCCACGAAACCGGCGCCGAAGGCCCCGATAGCTGACCACCCGAAATGTATTTTCTTGGGGTCATCCCAAGCATCAAGGTCGTAGCCCTGCCATCCGCGACGGAAGACGAGGTGTTCCTCTGCGACGAGGACGATGTGGATCACCGTCCAATAGCCGATGACACTTAGGAAGGTCTGTAGTGTATCTTTGAAATACTGGGCTGCGCAACAGCCTACCACTAGAGAGACAATGAAGCCGAACGTGACGAGGGCGATGCGGGGGATGCGGAGAGCCCAGGGACCGAAATTCTGAGCATGTAGGGCGAAGGAATAGTTGTTTGGGATATTGTTCTGGTTGGTATGATCAAGTCAGTCCAACGTCTTTCATGACTGAGAATTAAAGGGGATAGAAGGGATGAGCGTACCGGGATAGAGCTCAACGCGGCCAGAACCATCAGGAACTTCCCAAATCCACCAGCAGGCTCGAGAGCCATTTTTAGCAACCCGCCTACACCTGCACTTGTATATGCGGCTTTCCATTCTGGGTGTTGTATAGTTCCGCTGTATAACGCGGCACCTAGAGTCTGAATAAGCACCGAGGGAATGAAGATACCGATGTATGTGGCCCCGAATATCCTCGTCCGGGAGGTGTTGATCGGCATACGAACGTTGTAATCCGCGGCGCAATTGACCcatgaaacagaaaaggagaagatgatagCCATGAAGGATAGTATGGCAGCAGCTCTGTCCTGGCTAGTTTTGAATTCCTTGGGCTCGGTACTGCTGAAATGCGAAGCCCCTGTGCCGGCCGTTACGCACCAGACTATCAGCGGGGGGATCCAGATGAATGTATCGATTTTGTGGATCCAGCTAATTCCCAGAACACAGAATATCCAGACTACTGTGCAGATGATGATTACTCCGGCCCAGGTGGGACATCGTCCGTCGGAGAGAGCGTTTAGCACAGCGGCGCCTGAGATGGAGTTGATTGCGTTCCAGCCTGTGGTGGCGACCATGGAGAAGACGACCACGAGGAGATTGCCCCAGTAGCCAAATGAATATCGTCTACTATCGATTAGTTATCTTTCGCTGTGCTGGTGAATAGGCCATACGAGAAGGTTGTCATGCGGAGCCCTGTTAGCCCGAAGGCCGCAGTCCATGCCGGAAGAAGGTCGCTAACGAGGTTAACGACGAGAATAACGACGAAGCTATCCCAGAACTTGAGGCCCATGGGCCCTCCAAGGGCTCCAGTGGTAAGCGTTGCCACAGCCATGTTCGCACTCAACCTGATTCCGTCAGTCATGTCAAGTTAACGGCTGTACTCCTTGAAGTAAGATCACACCAGAAAGTGCAAGCGTTCCAAAAATGTGTTACATTTTCCTGTCGTTGATCAGGCGTAACACGCTCAATACCACCTTTCTCAATAGAAAGGGCTTGTATCCATGTTGGGTCTGCCTTCTCGTCGGCATGTATACTCGACGAAGATTTACCGTGTGTATCTGAGATTTGGTCCATTCTGATCAGCGCCGAATAACCCCAACGATGATTCGAACAAAATACTCACATTCCAGCTACTCCATCCCCCAGTTATATTTGAAACAACGCATATCGCTCATATCACCAGACACTGCGGCATCCCGATAACACGATAATCGCCAAATTGACGCCATATCGCTTACGTAGATCTAGGCTATCTTACCGCGGCATACCGCGGTATGCCGGTCGACCATTCAGGATCCAcaaaagatttatatatataccctaGAGTCCTAAATGAAACACTCAAGATACCCTCAGAACATAACTCTCAAGCTTCCATACATAAAAGCACTCAAGGAAAATGGAACAACACACCCTCCGCCGCCGCGGGTTAGGCCTCCGCGGCACCGACCCCAAAGTCTCCCCCGGCTACATCCTCTACACGCCCCTAACATCCCGCACCGCGCACCTCATCTCAACAACCGGAAAAGAAGTTCACAAATGGACGCTTCCCTACCGTGCAGGCCGACACGCCAGACTCCTGCAGGACGGCAACCTCGCCTACAACGGCGCGCACCCAGATGCCCCAAACCTCTTCCCGATGTGGGCCAAATACCGCGGCGGCGCAATGATCCAAGTATCGCCGCCCGGAGAAATCCTACGTGAATATCGTGATCCAAAGGCCCATCATgatcaacatcatctcccgGATGGGAAGATTCTCTACACTACCCTGGAAGCGTTGACGCCTGAAGAGGCGGCGAAAGTACAGGGTGGGATTACGGGCAGTGAAGCGCCCGGTGGGATTGTCTACGGCGATTGCATAAAGCTGGTCGAGCCGTGGTCTACCTCGAACAGATCTTCCTCGGAGGACTTCGAGGGCGATGGCAAAGGCGGTGCAAAGCTCCTATGGACTTGGCGTGCGATCGATCATCTTGACACTGAGCTGTTCCGCATGCATCCGGATTATCCGCGGGAACATTGGCCGTTGATCAATAGCGTTTCGTTTGACTCCGATGGCAATATCATTGCCTCGATGCGAAACACGTCTTCTGTGGTTATTATCAGTCGGAAGACAGGTGAAGTGCTCTGGCATCTTACCCAGCCGGTGGTCAATCAACAGCATTGTGCGCATCAGCTTCCGTCTGGTGACCTTTTGATTTTCGATAATGGGGTCTTCCGTCCTGGCATCTCGGTGCCGTTTACTCGGGCTATTGTTGTGGCCCGGGAGACGAAGGATATCATTTGGGAATACAAGGATCGGAGTACAGGTGGTATTGGGTTTTTCACGCCGTTTATGGGTTCTGCGCAGAAACTGCCGAATGGGAATGTCGTGCTTTGTGAGGCGGCTACGGGCAGGATTTTAGAAGTTACTGAGTCGGGGGATGTGGTTTGGGAGTTTGTGGTGCCGCAGTTGAGTGATTATACGGCTGTTCTTGGAGAGGgtgagctggaggagatgtgGAAGATGGGTTTCGCGTATGAGAGCAACGCTATATTTAGGGCATATAAGTATCTGCCTGAGAAAGTGCCTTGGCTGAAGGAGGATTGAGATGGTGACTTTGATCACCAGGGGGTTCGCTTGTGGACAGAGAGCAATGTTATATTAAGATAGAACGTAAAAATTCAAATTGGTATCATATATCGAAGTTATAAATTATCTAACAGACGCAGTGTATGAAGGTGAACTGTAGGCCGTGTAAAGATCTCCATGTTGATAGTAGTCGTAGAGCATTCCGGAAAGTATTCCAAACTGTACAATCAAGGACGTTTGATGGTGCTCGTTCCATCCATCTCGGCCAAAGGAGTGTTGCCCATTTCTACCAGCTGACGGCTGTCGCTCAATTCAGCGCCCACTTTCTCCCCGGGGAGCTCTACAGTCTTACCCCCGGTGGCAGGATAACCGTATGGAGACACCGAAGACACCTGAGTCTGTGTTTCCGACATAGCTGGCTTCGATGGATCCACGGCCTCGGGTAAATTCCGATCGTCTGGACCGGGGGCTGGAGTTGTACTAGCCGGGGCTGGTGCTGCAGCGTTACGCTTCCGTCGACcccaaaagaagaacaacgcaGCGAGGATTGCAACACCAGCAACGGCACCAACAACAATGCCCGCAATTGCACCACCCGACAGCGAGTGCTTCGAGGAATCATCATTTCCGGATTGGGTTGATTCAGTTGTAACCGCACTCGTAGACGCAGAAGACGTGGTAGTGATCGTAGATGATGTGCTTGATGTGGATGTCGTACTTGTACTCGCCATACCGTTCGCGCTAATGTCAGCAGGCGGCATCGCGTAGACGTTGAATGCAGAAATATTCCGTGATGCAATTTGTTGCCATCTCCGCCCCTCGCACGTTTTTCCAATCTGTGCCTCACATGTTGCCTCGTCCCAAAATTTCAAGCACCACTTGCCTTCGGGGTTGAATGAGAATTCCTCGCCTTTCGTATGGTAAATCCTGGTACAGTTTTGTTCAGAGTCGCCATCGACTATTTGGGCGCCAGTCTCATTTCGCCAGGTTAGCGTCCAAGCGTTCGCGTAGGAGAGAAAGGTAAGGGCGAAGTATGCTAGGCAGAATATTGACAGACGAGCCATGCTTGTGGCCGAGTAGTTGGTTGACTGAGTCTCCGTGAGTAATATCTGACAGCAGATTAGTGGGGTTTGTCCGGGGATAAGTATTAGAGAGTTTCACCCCCAAGACGCCTGTGCAGGACCAGGCCCTGCCAGCGCAGGCCGCCGGGATGCGTGAAGAATGTCTGCGCGGCACATGGTGTGGATAATCTTTACTCGAACAGGAGCCCCCTGACATTTGACGGCCTCTCAAACGCGGGCACACTAGAACTCTGCAGACACAAGGGGATTATCACAACAAGGCTGGAAATTGTAGCGAGGTTAGCCGTGGTAACATTTGGACACGGGAAGAGCCTCCATCAGAGGCACGATTTCGCATGATTGGCCTGCGACTGGGCCCATGGTCACACCTCGTGCGTTCTTGTGGGTGTTTGAGCCCGTTCATTATCATTCAAGAATCTTGGCCCTGCACTTAGTGTTGGCAGAAAGGCTGATTGGTGGTTGATCAGCCGAATACGAGGGAATAGCTGCAAGGTGGATATTAGTCCTTCAATTAGGTCAACTTCAAGCGGAGTTGGGTGGATTTAGCAGGTAGGTTCCGTCAAAGTTGGCactagaaaaggaaaatcgaATGGGTCTATGAGAGGGGTCTGTGGGGACAAAACTCCCAGCTGTTTAAAGATCAACGTTGTTGAAAAGTTTGAATGACAgggttgaagttgaagttgaaaTGTTGGTATGTTGCCGAATTAGGATCTGCACGCATGACTAATCGATTCCATGCTTCACGTGCATCCATACCCAAACAGGAAGGCCCCAGGATATAACCCTGAGCCCTGAGAGGGGTATGCATTTCTGTCGTCGATCTTTGATGCCCATTAACCTGTCGGTGAAGTAGTCCAGAGGCTGTGTGTCTATACTCTCTCGGGCAACTGTCATAAGCCAGTGATGAGCTAACgtagtattttaatatcaATGACGTCACCATATCGCGCTTACCCTGACAACCACAAATTGGTTTGAAGGGGAGGTTAGGAACCGCGCTGTTATACATGAGCCTTGAAAGTCTCAACTATCAGCCCACCAGTCAGCAAGCAAACCCCCTCTCGACACCTCATTTCAATATGACACGATCCATGGACAATGTTGCAGTGGTGACGCCAGCGGGACCGACGGGACCCGAGGGTTATCATGTCCTTATGGTCGAAGAGGCAAAGCTATATTCTCTGTTTATGACATGTGGTGTCTGGAACTCAATGTTAAAGAATTGCAGATTCCCGTCTCGTATAGTACCCAAAGGTCCAGACGTAGTCGTTAATATAAACCACCAAGTGGGGTGAGCGGATAGCCCGGGAGGGTCAAGGTAGATCAACTCTGAGGCTATTTGAGGTGTGGGGAATTGACAGGATATACTCCGACAGGTGGCACCCTTTTTAGGAAATAACCTTTCAAGAAGACCACATACTTCCACCAGTCTGACAGCCATTCGCCAATGGCCTTGCAACATAGACATCACGAACTGTAATTTAAAAGTTTAACCCTGGAGAGTGCGAGACGGGCTTTACTTAAGCTTCTATCTTGACTGGGATCCAGTTTCCATTCGAATTGTCAGCCCTGGTCCTAAATACCAAGCTGATGAGGTTGCATAAACTCGTTTCTTCCACGTCATTCCCATAGTAACTTCCGTGGCTCCCGATATGTGCAATAGGTCTCTCTGCGGTATGCCCCGACTCACGTCCCTATTATCTTTTTGACCTCTCCGTGTTCTGTTTGGCacttctttggcttcctggGACCTTTTCGACAGGATACAGACCACCTCAGTGTTGTGTCCAGGGCCATTGCTTTTCTACCGACTCCGTAAGCACCGCGCATCATATATCCAGAACGGTGAAGAGAGCTAACAGGAAATAGACAATGCCCGCAATTAAAGCCCTAACCCCCCATGTCCGGGATGAAATTATTAAACGCAGCAACTGGGCTGGAGAAAACCCGGGCGTCATCCTAGTCTTCTGTATCGTCTTTATCGTGGGTGTGGGCATCATTTCTCTATTCGCATACCGATTGTGGATGAAGcggaaagcaaagaagcagTTCTATGAGGTGCAGGAACGAAAATGACCGAGTGCAAAGTGAGAATAAAGAGCGAAGGGAATAAGGCCCATTGCCCATCGCATGGGAATGTGATCGATGGGTATTCGATCCTGTCCAATCTGGCATTGGCAATACCCACTCCTGTTTATTTGCGGACATGGTCTGGCTGAGGAATCACGGTGGACGACAAATATTGAGTGAACGATGTCTACAGTATATGGCGTGTGTTTTATTCTCTACTAGTATATTCGATAAGACTTGTAATTATAATTTGGGATTTTTTCTTCAGCATACCCACCACCAGAATGGATAGGACCTATTCGCGGTTAAGAGCTTGGAATCAAGCAGACAGCAGACCAGTTTCTTGGCGTTCTTAATATAGCTTTGCCGCTTTTCATTCGTGGGCAATACGAGATTGTGGCACCgattgatatcaacttcCCATCGCTCGACAGTATttaattctctttcttccccaccatCTTTCCACTTGATGATTTGCCCCTACAACAGCAAGATGCCCAGTCTTCTATATGTATCATCCGTACTCCTAGCCACGTCGTCTGCCACAGTGACATACCTATATTTCCTCCACCGTTCTCTTGGACATCGCATCCACCACGAGTTTCACCAGAGCGAACTCCCTGATTCTGTTTCTACGATCCTATCGCTTCCTGTAGAGGTCTCTCGTGGAGAATACCGCACATTCTATGACCATGCTTCCCGTCGCGTTGCGCGCAAACTACTTCCGGCGCAAAAGCTAGAAGACTTGTTCACACTACTCCTACGTCGCAATATGACAGCCTTCTCTCGATTTCCACAAGCCTGGATACTAAGATTGACTGTCCCACCTGCAGACCGCATAACCTTCCATGCATCTCATATCCAATCACTCCAGTTCAAAGAAGGCGATCTCGTCTGTGGACTTTACCGTGTCCAGGAACGGACACCTAGTAAAGCCGTGCTTGAATTGCTGTTCAAAGGGGAGGTCAGCGGACGGATGGTTATTCGATTCTGGGAAGATGGCGAGGATGTTGTCTTTTGCACGGAGACGATCATGTGGACAAGGAAGGTAAACGCCggacaaggaaagagagtTATTGTGCCGCTAGAGAATCCTATGTTGAAGTTCCTCCATGAGATGGCTGCATGgtggttgattgattctGGTGTCACTTATCTGCTGGATCTTAAAGGAAATTCACCGTTGGAGGCGTCAAGTTAAGATGTTTGCGAGATTGCTGTTTCTTTGAGGATATCAAAGCTTTTACATAAAGAGGTTCAGGACAATCAATTGTTATGCGGAATATGTTTCTTTCGGGGCTTTGTACTCATGTCTTTCGTTCCGCAATgaagactattattaaacACGGGTATATAACGTTTTCCACATACGACAGTATTGACTTTTGCTTCTGCATGCTTCAGCTactctccctctccactttGCTAGTATAACATCTCTAATAAATCTGACAGCCGGCCATGTGCTTGTGTACATACCACCACTACCCCTGCGGACACATTGCATCGTTCACATTTGGGAGCTGTACCGACATAACCAATTTTCTGCGAGCGAATATTCATCCGCTCAGTCATAGGAAGATCAAAAAGCTCGACTTGTTGAATGAAAAGCGCCCTCACCGTTTTTTCAAGTGTGAGAGGAATTTGAGAGACGCTTCATCCGTCAACAGCAACCAGCCGTCGTTGACATCAGATTCAAAATATATACCGCTTGAGGGGGACACCGCAAATTTTCCTATCATCAGCAATGCAATGGTGATACAATCTATGCGCCGGAGTGGGTATTGTTCAGGTTGGGATGCCGATATTTCCGGTTCGGATGCGCGACCTGCATCCCTCAAGTCACGCGTTGGCAAGACGTGTCGTCTAGGTAGACGAAGGAAGCATAGTGGTGGCAATGCCCATAATCACTCATCGGCCGTGCCGCATAACGTGTCTGGTCTTGATAGCAGGATCACGACTAGGTATAAGGACATCGCCGCCGCCACTGAGGAAGACCCCGGATACGaggctgaagatgacgagcgTGGTCGAACTACCCTCAAGAGCAGGAGGTATTCTCCACTGTCTCTAGGGCGCATATATGAACTACCTGGCTCGTTTCCTGAACCAGATGAGTCTGCATACGATACTGCGCCTGAGGATACTGCGTCTCCGAGCGAGGAAGGCTCCTCAGATCTCTCACATGAAAGGTTGCTTACTGCTATGGAGGCGGGGATAATAAATGCCAGCTATGAGCCTTTCCGTCGCATGTCCCTCCAAGCACATGCATCTCATCACTCCAGGAAAGAATGCAAATCGTTTTGTTTTGAGAAACAAAATCGTTGTCGTTTCGCCCTAGCGAATTTGCGCTTGACGGAAGCCACACGCGATGATACTGCGTCACATTCCTGCTTGTAAGCTCCAACCTCCAGGATCTGTGATACGATCAGCTATAGAACACCAAGCCTGATGTTCGTGCGAGGAATGGCACGGTGCGACTGGAGGTTATCAACAGTTGAGGCGCTTTGGTAGTGGAGTTCCTCCCCAATCAGCTCGCCTATAGACCGTGTGTCTGATACTTGACAAGAAATGCGATTTATTATTCTGGGTTCCTACTTGCCCTAGTCTAGCATTGTAAATGAGCAATAATCAAGGTTTCCGGATGGCAAGTTCGTCTACGCATTGACACCTTTGGGTAAAGCTATCTTGTTTAACGGCTTTAACGGCTTGGACAGTTTTCATCattacttattttttatttttattttttttttttgcagCACCTGGATATTATCAAACGGAGAAAGATA
This window of the Aspergillus flavus chromosome 8, complete sequence genome carries:
- a CDS encoding uncharacterized protein (expressed protein) translates to MCLCTYHHYPCGHIASFTFGSCTDITNFLRANIHPLSHRKIKKLDLLNEKRPHRFFKCERNLRDASSVNSNQPSLTSDSKYIPLEGDTANFPIISNAMVIQSMRRSGYCSGWDADISGSDARPASLKSRVGKTCRLGRRRKHSGGNAHNHSSAVPHNVSGLDSRITTRYKDIAAATEEDPGYEAEDDERGRTTLKSRRYSPLSLGRIYELPGSFPEPDESAYDTAPEDTASPSEEGSSDLSHERLLTAMEAGIINASYEPFRRMSLQAHASHHSRKECKSFCFEKQNRCRFALANLRLTEATRDDTASHSCL
- a CDS encoding permease for cytosine/purines, uracil, thiamine, allantoin-domain-containing protein; the encoded protein is MDQISDTHGKSSSSIHADEKADPTWIQALSIEKGGIERVTPDQRQENVTHFWNACTFWLSANMAVATLTTGALGGPMGLKFWDSFVVILVVNLVSDLLPAWTAAFGLTGLRMTTFSRYSFGYWGNLLVVVFSMVATTGWNAINSISGAAVLNALSDGRCPTWAGVIIICTVVWIFCVLGISWIHKIDTFIWIPPLIVWCVTAGTGASHFSSTEPKEFKTSQDRAAAILSFMAIIFSFSVSWVNCAADYNVRMPINTSRTRIFGATYIGIFIPSVLIQTLGAALYSGTIQHPEWKAAYTSAGVGGLLKMALEPAGGFGKFLMVLAALSSIPNNIPNNYSFALHAQNFGPWALRIPRIALVTFGFIVSLVVGCCAAQYFKDTLQTFLSVIGYWTVIHIVLVAEEHLVFRRGWQGYDLDAWDDPKKIHFGWSAIGAFGAGFVGAALGMKVAWYVGPIAGLIGEGANVGHELTGAFSGIAFLVLRWAERRICGI